A part of bacterium genomic DNA contains:
- a CDS encoding CBS domain-containing protein, whose protein sequence is MNTKRCKDLMTRDVKFCLPEDTAYHAARMMEVDQIGVLPVVEDLESQKLTGILTDRDLAMRVTASGSDPRKVRVHDIMSGTPISCRVEDEVSRAAQAMAEFNIRRIPVVDSTSRLMGILSRTDVEAGVAQ, encoded by the coding sequence ATGAACACCAAGCGTTGCAAAGACTTGATGACACGGGACGTCAAATTCTGCCTGCCCGAGGATACCGCCTACCATGCGGCCCGGATGATGGAGGTCGACCAAATCGGCGTCTTGCCGGTGGTCGAGGACCTCGAATCGCAAAAGCTCACCGGCATTCTCACCGACCGCGATTTGGCGATGCGGGTGACCGCCTCCGGCAGCGATCCCCGGAAGGTGCGGGTCCACGACATCATGAGCGGGACACCGATCAGCTGCCGGGTCGAAGACGAAGTCTCCCGCGCCGCTCAGGCGATGGCCGAGTTCAATATTCGGCGGATTCCGGTGGTCGATTCGACTTCGCGCTTGATGGGGATTTTGTCGCGCACCGACGTCGAGGCCGGCGTCGCTCAATGA
- a CDS encoding enhanced serine sensitivity protein SseB C-terminal domain-containing protein: protein MTLTPLDQALLAAQQDPENQSLVDQFYAAFLGTVLVVPIYEVPTHVPMNVPVEADGKTPLKPIVIPSGEIHYIPVFDSLQKMVQWAQEEVRYMQIEAHSFLAGLHPDIYLALNPGQELAKEFVPDEIAWLKTWTDERAKKEVLPAGTEFKFQVPKRIPHLLQSKLFAYFGKKPEIKAAYLVKFQYGREPMGWLLVVDMASRKNQFEDVAKEIGTAVQGAMGSQVRLDIVLKKGEELDMEIAKATPPFYVRPHFH from the coding sequence ATGACCCTGACGCCCTTGGACCAAGCCTTGCTCGCCGCTCAACAGGATCCCGAAAATCAGTCCTTGGTCGATCAGTTCTACGCCGCCTTCCTCGGCACGGTGCTGGTTGTTCCGATCTATGAGGTTCCGACCCATGTTCCGATGAACGTCCCGGTCGAGGCCGACGGAAAAACTCCGCTCAAGCCGATCGTGATCCCCAGTGGCGAAATTCACTACATCCCGGTCTTCGACAGCCTGCAAAAGATGGTTCAATGGGCCCAGGAAGAGGTCCGCTACATGCAGATCGAGGCCCACAGCTTTTTGGCCGGCCTCCACCCCGACATCTATTTGGCGTTGAATCCCGGTCAGGAGCTGGCCAAGGAGTTCGTTCCCGACGAAATCGCCTGGCTCAAGACCTGGACCGACGAGCGGGCCAAGAAGGAGGTCCTGCCGGCCGGGACCGAATTCAAATTCCAGGTGCCCAAGCGGATCCCTCACCTGCTCCAGTCCAAGCTCTTCGCTTATTTCGGCAAGAAGCCGGAGATCAAAGCCGCTTACTTGGTCAAATTCCAATATGGGCGGGAGCCGATGGGCTGGCTGCTGGTGGTCGACATGGCCAGCCGCAAGAATCAATTCGAGGATGTGGCCAAGGAGATCGGAACGGCGGTTCAAGGCGCCATGGGCAGCCAGGTCCGGCTCGATATCGTTTTAAAGAAGGGCGAGGAGCTGGATATGGAGATAGCCAAGGCCACTCCGCCTTTTTACGTCCGGCCCCATTTTCATTGA